TACACCTGAGCAAATTGACAGATTTTGGTTAGAAGGACCACTACAAATTACACCCAGACAACAGATTGAGTTTCTGCAACGTCTTCAAAGTCAGGAGTTACTCTTCTCACAAAGGACTTTAGATTTAGTTCAAGACATAATGGTTTACGAAAGTACCCCAGACTATATATTGCGAGGAAAGACAGGCTGGGTAACAAGTCTCACTCCTAATATTGGTTGGTTTGTAGGATATTTGGAACAGAGAAATAATGTGTATTTCTTTGCGACAAATATTGATATGCGTAATGAGAATGATGCTTCTGCTCGAATTGAAATTACTCGGCGCAGTCTCAAAGCTTTAGGATTATTATGAAGCGCCGTTGAGTTTAGGCGATCGCGCCACTATGCTTGTAACAGCAATGCTATATAGTGTTAATCAAGAACATATATATACTTTGCACTTTTAGAAATATCTCCTTCGCTATACTTAGCTATGCCTCTTTTTTTAATTAGTAAAAAATAGGCTGAACCGGGGATTAAACATTATGGAAAATAATTTAATAAATGCCAGCCTGTCTACACAAAGTCTTACTTTTAGACCAGGCACTAATCCAGCCTCTTTTACAGTAACGGTTAACAATGATAGTAGCCAATTTGCTAGTTTTCAAGTTGATATTTCTGCCGCAGGAGAGCAGCGTAATACAGAATACCAGTGGTATAAACTCGAACCAGAATTAGCAGCAACTAAACCTCCAGGTAGTAGTACAGACTTTCAAGTCTTTATTTTTAATACACCAATTCCCGGATTTGTCGGTGCTGTTGACTTAAAGATTAGAATTTTTTCGCCACAGCTTGGACAAGAACGGCGGCTGTTGTTACGGCTGACAATCGAGCGAGATAATCAACCCACGGTCTTAAGTGTAGAATTGCCTGTCAGGGCATTCCAAGTTTATCCTCGGAATACGATAGATGTACCAGTCCGGGTCAGGAATTTAAGCCAACAATCGACTAATGCTAAATTACGTTTTGTTGGTGTGGATTCGTCTTGGTTGAGTGGTAATGTAGAAAGACAATTTGCCTTAGAGCCTGGTGGCTATGCAGAAGTAACTTTTCAATGTCAACCTCCATCTGTTGTGCAGTCACCTAGTCAAAATTATCCATTCAGTATTGAAGCTACAAGTAATAATGGATACCCAGCTAGTGCTACAGGTAACATAGAAGTTTTACCTGTAGGATTTGTAGAGTTTGATGTTCCGCAAAAACATCAAAAAATTCCTAGTCAATCATCATGGTTGCCTCAGAGGAAGTCTGATACAGCTGCTTTTGAACTAATCTTCAAGAATGCCAGCAACCTCTATCAAGAGGTGAATGTGAGTATTCAAGGTAGAGATTGGCGAAAATGTACTTACAATACTGTTCCCGAAACAGCTAATTTACGTTTAGGTGAAACAAGTAAAGTTAGCCTGAATGTGAAAACACAACGGCCTTGGGTGGGGATAGGTAAGACTTTGCTGCTAGAAGCCAAAGCTGATTTACTTGACCAACGTTTAGGGACTACAGACCCGGCAACGCAGACTCTAGAATTACAGAGTTTACCAATTATTCCCCTCTGGGTACAACTGGCAATTTTGGCACTCATCGCCTTGTTGTTGGCTTTGTTACTGGGACGGGAACCAATTATGCACACTCGTTCTGTAAACTCCGTCGCTTTTAGCGGTAATGCTTTGCTGGCGCTGAGTGGTTCGGATGATTGTACATTAAGGTTGTGGAAAATAAATAATGGTGAGAGTATAGCCCCAGCAGATATTAAATATAGTGGAAAAGCTGTGGCTTGCGATCGCCAACAAGAACCCCAAGGTCTGCTGGCAATTACTGATGATGCTGTACAAGTCTCCCGCTTTATGCCTGTAGAAAATAATCGTGTAGCGATCGGGCTAGATAGTGGTGTAATTGAACTAAGGAATGTACCCAACGGAGAAACAACAGAACAACTACAAGACCAACAAGACCCCAAAGCCAAAGGCGATCGAGTCTTTGATTTAGCATTTACTAAAAATTCCCTATATTTATTCAGTGGTTACGGCAGTGGTAAATTAAGATTATGGTCAAGAACATCTGTTAACAATCAATTTCAGCTACAACCTCAAGTTATAAACTTACAAACTCTGCTCAATTTATCAGGCTTTCAAATTCGTGCTTTAGCCTTGAGTCCCGATGATCAAACTCTAGTCATAGCAGGTAATTTTAAGCGCTTTTTATTATGGTCGTGGAATCCTAATCAAATTAATAATAAACAGCAGAATTTATTGGTGCAATCCTTAGCAAAAATAGATACTAGAACGGGCATTACAGACTATGTTTGGGGAGTAGATTTTGCACCCAACTCACCCAAAATTTTAGCTACATCTGATTCTGCTGGCTATATTACTATTTGGAATTTAGCTCAATGCCAGAATGTAAAAAATGTTAGTCTTCAGAATACAATTTCTGAAGTTGATTGTCAGCCGATAGATAGTTGGCAAGTAACGTCGAAAACGCCAGTACGAACACTGAAATTTAGTGAAGATGGTCGTTTACTAGTCAGTGGTGGAGATGATGGACGGGTTACTGTTTGGTATTTAACCACAGAATATAAGCTCGATAAAACAAAAGCCGCCGAAGGACAAACAATTTACCAAAGCCCAAAGGGAATAAGAAGCGTTGACTTGAAAGGTAGCATGATTCTCAGTGGCGATGAAAATAGTCAAGTCAAACTAAATCGCGTCAAGTAAGGAATTTGAGGGTATGCAAGCTAGTCCATTACAAATTATTGTCAAGCCGTCTGGGCTGCAATTAGGTAGATCAGGCGAGACTATTGAACTTTATATTGTAATTTTTAATCGAGGCAACCAGAGCGCTGTTATTAATTTAACTTTTCTTTATGGTGACGAATTTAAAAATCTCACAGGCTGGTCTAGTCCTCCTCAAGCAAGTTTAGCCATAGACCCCCAACAAGCTAGTGATGAAATCAAATTTGATTTACCAATTCCTGTAGATGCTTTACCAGGAACCTATGACTATACTTTAGTCGTAGATGCTCCTGTGCATTATCCAGAAGATACTCCTATTAACGTTCCCTTACAACTAAAAGTTCTGCTCCAAGAACAAACAGTAGTTAGGGTAAATGACCCAACTTTCTCAATCAAACCCAGCAGTAATGCTAATAAACCTCTGCTGTTCAATGCGAATGAATCTTCTTTACCTGTACAAGTAATAGTAGAAAATCGTACAAATCGTGTAGACCGTTTTCGCCTTACTTGCCCAGATTTAGACGAAGATTGGTTTACTATCACTTATCCGACAACTGGGGTAGAGGGCTTAGGGTTATCAGAAGTAACTGCACTGGGACTCAATCCTAATTCTCAAGGACAAATTTTACTAACATTTCACCCCCCAGGAGATACTTTAGCGGGGATTTATTCCCCGACTATTCGCTTATATTCAGAAAATTCTCCTGACTTGGTGCTGTTAGATTTGGTTTATATCCAAATTCCTACAATTTATCGTTTAGATGCTAATATACAGACTCTTTTAGCACAAGTAAGTCGTAGCCCCGCTAAGTATGAATTATCATTAGCTAATCAAGGGAATGTAGTCCGTCAATTAACATTTAACTTGGTCAGTCGGGATGAAGAACAACTATTTACTTATCAATTTCAACCTAATGAAATTAGATTATTACCTACTAAAAATTCTATCACGAATTTGTTGGTGAAACCTAAACCTTGGTGGCGCAGACCTTGGTTGGGTGGAGGATTAGTAATTAACTTCCAAGTCAACATCCAAGATGAAGAAAATTTTCCTATATCAAATACACTTCCTCAACTTAGTTTTGTCTGGAAACCCCGTCCTTTGTGGCAACTGTTACTATTAATTTTAATTGGTCTAGGTTTATTGGGCGGTATAGGATTAATTGTTTGGAAATTGTTACATCCAGACCCGGCAAAATTAGAAGATTTCGCTCCTAATAGCTCCCAACTTGTAGAAGGAGAGGAGGTAACTTTAGAGTGGAAGGTGGAAAACTATCCACAGTTAAAAAGATTAGAGTTAAATATTAAAGGTCAGCAACCAATCGAACCTAAGATATATGATTTTAGTAACGGGATTCCAGACGAATTAGGTAAGAGCGATGCGAATACAACACCTCCTTGTGTGGTGCAACAAAGAAAGGAACTGATTTGTAATAATGTGAAAACAGGGATAAAAGCTCAAGGAAAATATAATTTTGAATTAAAAGGATTTTATCGTCAAGGTACGCCGTTATTTTCCCGACTTGCGCAAACGGAAGCCCAGCCATTTCAAGTTGAAATCACTGAGAAACCAATAGCCCAAGTTCTAGATTTTAAGACAGATAAAACGCAATATAGAAAAGGCGACCCGATTAATTTAAGTTGGAAAGTTGGTAACTCTTTACTATTAAGGGAAGTGCGAATAACTGGTAATTCTGAAGACGGCACATTACTAAGTCAACCGTTTATTTATAAGTTTAATCAAGGTGCGATCGCTGATCCTAAACTGCAAAACCAATGCAAAGAAATAGAAAATCAACAGCTACAGTGTAATAATATCTCAATACCTGCTTTAAAAGCAGGCAAATATACTTTTATAATCACAGCTTTGTCTAATAACGGCAGTAACAAAAATAGTGCAAAGAAGACAGAATCAGCAATTGAAATATTACCCAAACCTTTTAGAATTATCTCTTTCACAATTAACGGTAGCGACCAACCCAATCAAGAGTTAAAAGAAGGAACAACAGCCACTTTATCTTGGCGAGTAGAGGGAGAAGATATAGAAGTCAAGCTTGATCCAATTATTGGTAATGTGCAGCCAGTTGGTTCAGAACAACTATTAGTTAATCAGGCTTTCCCATCACAAATTAAATTACAAGTTACTGATAAATCAGGTAAGCAGCCGCCACAAGAAAAAGCATTTGCGATCGCAGTTATCACACCACCACCTCCTACTCCTACTCCTACTATCCCTGTTGTACCTGAAGCAACACCTGCTATACCTAGATTCTAGAATTAATTTTAGTAGGCGTTAGTAAGGCGCGTTACACTGATGCTAACACGCCCTACCTAGATTTCATTAATCAAATATATGTCTTATATCAATTCTTAGTGTGTTTCAGATAATGTACAATCGCCTCTGCTGTTGTCAAATTAGTGGCTACTAACACCTGATTGATATTACACATTCTTAATAAAGTTTCCTCATTAGTTGGACTAGGTGCAGGTGTGAGGAAATCTCTCAAGAAAATAACTGCTGACACATCTCCAGAATTGAGCAGAGAATTAATCTTTTGATAACCTCCAGATGTTGGTGAGGGAATTTCTTCACTTACAGTCAGGCCAGCTTGTTGCTTTAAAACTTCGCTAACAGATGGCCAGCTAATGGTTAGACTGTGAGAGAAAAATTCTTGATTCTGAGCAACCAATTCAGCTATTTCTGACTTTTTACTTTCGTGAGCAATGAGGACTATATTTTTTTGAATTGTCATCTGACTTGGTTCGCTCTCAGTATCTGTTTCTAAATTATCAACAGCAAAGACTTCTTCAGTTTCCACAACTTCTTCAGGTGTTTGCTCAACTAACTCATCTGCATCGCTGATTTCTGGTGTAGAAATAGCGGCTTCTGGCTCTACAGTTTCTACGCTAGAAGGAACATCTGCTGTTGTCGATTCTTCAATCACTCCTGGGGTAGAAATAGTTATTTCTAGTTCTACAGTTTCTAAGTCAGAGGTAAAATCTGTTATTGGTTGTTCATCTATTTCCGTTGTAGATATAGCGTCTGTTGTTGCTAAATCCTCTTCGGTAGAAGTCAGGTCTGCTGTTGCAACTTCCTCTGTTATTTCTGGTTCTACAGTTTCTAAGTCAGAAGTAAAATCTGTTATTGGTTGTTCATCTATTTCCGTTGTAGATATAGCGTCTGTTGTTGCTAAATCCTCTTCGGTAGAAGTCAGGTCTGCTGTTGCAACTTCCTCTGTTATTTCTGGTTCTACAGTTTCTAAGTCAGAAGTAAAATCTGTTATTGGTTGTTCATCTATTTCCGTTGTAGATATAGCGTCTGTTGTTGCTAAATCCTCTTCGGTAGAAGTTAGGTCTGCTGTTGCAACTTCCTCTTTTATTTCTGGTTCTACAGTTTCTATATTAGGAGTGACATCTACGTCAGAAGTAACATTTACTGTTGGTTCTTCGTTTACTTCCGTTGTAGATATAACCTCTGCTGTTTCTAAATCTTCTCCGGTAGAAGTCAAGTCTGGTGTTGTAGCTTCTTCTGTTATTTCTGGTTCTACAGTTTCTATATTATGAGTGACATCTGCTGTCACTGCTTCTTCAGTTATTTCATCTGTAGAAATAGGTTCTTCTGTTAGCTGA
Above is a genomic segment from Nostoc sp. MS1 containing:
- a CDS encoding FHA domain-containing protein; the encoded protein is MKVKINFLPTQNEVNELDLVVATTPKGECIIGRSPDCDLPLESPDVSRIHGKFFVQSGNYYYCDTGSRNGSVINNKLLEKNQPYLLKHGDSIQIGDYILTMEEIKPAAEQMPETVFRVIDPALFSRPISESFGVAGVTNKAPEVIAESTPEVISQTQEEVAVFEVPASVNAVSSENQEIITAPANPIVEERTFVQPQDIFTEEQPETVESDENLDFNTAIAEDLTFVQPRDLVQTSSSVDDLSTSDDSQNVDSATPILQEYTTVQPRDIVIQPSLTISSEEIDLDTPILQEYTTVQPRDVGIPVSLTDSEDVDVSNDGNVETSEVENASTQLEDSAIQLTEEPISTDEITEEAVTADVTHNIETVEPEITEEATTPDLTSTGEDLETAEVISTTEVNEEPTVNVTSDVDVTPNIETVEPEIKEEVATADLTSTEEDLATTDAISTTEIDEQPITDFTSDLETVEPEITEEVATADLTSTEEDLATTDAISTTEIDEQPITDFTSDLETVEPEITEEVATADLTSTEEDLATTDAISTTEIDEQPITDFTSDLETVELEITISTPGVIEESTTADVPSSVETVEPEAAISTPEISDADELVEQTPEEVVETEEVFAVDNLETDTESEPSQMTIQKNIVLIAHESKKSEIAELVAQNQEFFSHSLTISWPSVSEVLKQQAGLTVSEEIPSPTSGGYQKINSLLNSGDVSAVIFLRDFLTPAPSPTNEETLLRMCNINQVLVATNLTTAEAIVHYLKHTKN